The Helicobacteraceae bacterium genome includes a region encoding these proteins:
- the dksA gene encoding RNA polymerase-binding protein DksA, with amino-acid sequence MRTRHVERLVKILLERKAQIERNIQDVLKETTNAAQGEVVGDDADLATFSSNAQTGAAISEQQQRELKEIEHALKKVNQGTFGVCEMCGEQIGIDRMRVKPHARYCIICREVYEQNANGASANGFIRARHIASD; translated from the coding sequence ATGAGAACGCGTCATGTAGAGAGATTGGTCAAAATCCTTTTGGAGCGCAAAGCTCAAATCGAGCGCAACATCCAAGACGTTCTTAAAGAGACGACGAACGCCGCGCAGGGCGAAGTGGTGGGCGACGACGCGGATTTAGCCACCTTTAGTTCCAACGCGCAAACGGGCGCGGCGATCAGCGAACAGCAACAGCGGGAGCTTAAAGAAATTGAGCACGCGCTAAAAAAGGTAAATCAGGGAACCTTCGGCGTTTGCGAAATGTGCGGCGAACAGATTGGCATAGATCGAATGCGCGTAAAACCCCACGCGCGTTACTGCATAATCTGCCGCGAAGTCTATGAGCAGAACGCAAACGGCGCTTCAGCAAACGGATTTATCCGCGCCAGACACATTGCGAGCGACTGA
- a CDS encoding glycosyltransferase family 4 protein — protein MHITHINLARGFRGGERQTELLIKELAKTDIKQTLVCRKDSPMIERLKDIQSLEFRFANYFFSGHLRAKKCDLSHAHDAKAARWAWIENLLRKTPYIITRRALNAIKPRTLKGTYKKARKIVAISKAIERGIKSQDESINTIVIASAASDLTPDKTRTERIKKLFEGKKIIGSIGALADHKGHSYLIDAARMIARGDLAFVVVGDGADEEKLKKRAEGLDNFHFVGFKTNVADYIAAFDLFVFPSLQEGLGSTLIDVMRIGVPIIASNVGGIPELIEDNITGFLTPPKDAAAIKEAIEKALNRDLSAIVQAAQKKSYNFTPENMAKRYIELYRLIVSDQRRESK, from the coding sequence ATGCATATAACGCATATTAACTTAGCGCGCGGTTTTCGCGGCGGCGAGAGACAGACGGAACTACTGATCAAAGAACTTGCCAAAACGGATATAAAGCAAACGCTAGTTTGCCGTAAGGATTCGCCTATGATCGAGCGGTTAAAAGATATACAGTCGCTTGAGTTTCGTTTTGCCAACTATTTTTTTAGCGGGCATTTACGCGCGAAAAAATGCGATCTGTCGCACGCGCACGACGCAAAAGCGGCGCGGTGGGCTTGGATAGAAAATTTGCTTAGAAAAACGCCGTATATTATCACGCGCCGCGCTCTCAACGCCATAAAACCAAGAACGTTAAAAGGGACGTATAAAAAAGCGCGAAAAATCGTAGCGATCTCCAAGGCGATCGAAAGGGGTATTAAAAGCCAAGACGAATCGATAAACACGATCGTTATCGCCTCCGCCGCTAGCGATCTAACGCCCGATAAAACGCGGACAGAGCGGATCAAAAAACTTTTTGAAGGCAAGAAAATTATCGGCTCGATCGGCGCGTTAGCCGATCATAAAGGTCATAGCTACCTAATCGACGCGGCGCGTATGATCGCTCGCGGCGATCTCGCGTTTGTGGTGGTTGGCGACGGCGCGGACGAAGAGAAATTGAAAAAGCGCGCCGAAGGTCTGGATAACTTTCATTTTGTAGGCTTCAAAACTAATGTGGCGGATTATATCGCGGCGTTCGATCTCTTTGTTTTTCCCTCTTTGCAAGAGGGACTTGGATCGACGCTAATCGACGTTATGCGTATAGGCGTTCCTATTATCGCGTCAAACGTAGGCGGCATACCCGAACTGATAGAGGATAACATAACAGGTTTTTTAACGCCGCCAAAAGACGCGGCGGCGATAAAAGAGGCGATCGAAAAAGCGCTAAATCGCGATCTAAGCGCGATAGTCCAAGCCGCTCAAAAAAAATCATATAATTTTACGCCCGAAAATATGGCAAAAAGATATATTGAACTTTATCGCTTAATAGTAAGCGATCAACGTCGAGAGAGTAAATGA
- a CDS encoding glycosyltransferase family 4 protein, whose product MNILFALSKRNWGGINTWAKSVINHLARVGHNVTLVTSKNSPDLGVSVEQKRINYGFDFNPVTQFLFFRLCKARKIDLVVANIDKDMLAVGPACRALGIPLLRRIGGDMDIDPSKTKSRLIHQWFVKYGICTSAEVIDESRRRNPWLKTPVKVIYSGVKEEKYTQAEIDALKDKLGVKKDDLTLGVTARLVKGKRIDFVIDVLSQLLIKRENIKLIIAGSGGEESALKAQVEALKLGEKVIFAGYAKEPLLFAALYDIGYLISSADSFPFTIIEYMAAGKPVIAANIGGIPEGITDGYNGYLVEPNDEKAVYEITERLLDDPVLRKRIGDNAYKRFLERHTQERMVKNTEAYFVEIAKR is encoded by the coding sequence ATGAATATACTATTTGCGCTCTCTAAAAGGAACTGGGGGGGAATTAACACTTGGGCAAAAAGCGTTATTAACCACCTTGCGCGGGTTGGGCACAACGTTACATTAGTAACATCAAAAAATTCGCCCGATCTAGGCGTATCAGTCGAGCAAAAGCGCATCAACTACGGATTTGATTTCAACCCCGTAACGCAATTTTTATTTTTCAGATTATGCAAAGCGCGTAAAATCGATTTAGTAGTCGCAAATATCGACAAAGATATGCTTGCGGTTGGACCCGCGTGTAGGGCGCTGGGCATTCCGCTCCTCAGGCGCATCGGAGGCGACATGGATATTGATCCGAGCAAAACTAAAAGCCGTTTGATTCATCAATGGTTTGTTAAATATGGCATATGCACCAGCGCGGAGGTGATCGACGAATCGCGCAGACGCAATCCTTGGCTAAAAACGCCCGTTAAAGTAATTTACAGCGGCGTGAAAGAAGAAAAATATACGCAAGCGGAGATTGACGCGCTTAAAGATAAATTAGGCGTAAAAAAAGATGATCTAACGCTTGGCGTTACGGCAAGGCTTGTCAAAGGAAAGCGAATAGATTTTGTAATCGACGTTCTATCTCAATTATTAATAAAACGCGAAAATATAAAGCTAATAATCGCCGGTAGCGGCGGCGAAGAATCGGCGTTGAAAGCGCAGGTTGAAGCGTTGAAACTGGGAGAAAAAGTTATATTCGCGGGATACGCTAAAGAACCGTTATTGTTTGCCGCCCTTTATGATATTGGCTATTTGATTAGCTCCGCCGACTCTTTTCCTTTTACTATCATAGAGTATATGGCGGCGGGCAAACCCGTAATCGCCGCAAATATCGGCGGTATTCCCGAAGGCATTACCGACGGTTACAACGGCTATCTTGTAGAGCCAAACGACGAGAAAGCCGTTTATGAAATAACCGAACGTCTGCTTGACGATCCCGTTTTGCGTAAGCGGATTGGCGATAACGCTTACAAACGATTTTTGGAGCGGCACACGCAGGAGCGTATGGTAAAAAATACCGAAGCCTATTTTGTGGAAATAGCTAAGCGGTAA
- the pseG gene encoding UDP-2,4-diacetamido-2,4,6-trideoxy-beta-L-altropyranose hydrolase, with the protein MRVAIRVDSSVQIGYGHLSRTLNIARELRSRGSEVCFICRDLDLNGLHWIEAAGFRALVLPRPLTVFAPIDPNPKRLAWLGVALEEEIAQSKAALKKLGGADWLLVDSYALDYRYEKAAREFCRQIAVLDDLADRAHEADLLIDGAYMRDSGDYRSLFGGKPLCGAKYLPLNLDYGRYRALALPRRFPPKTILIAAGGIDAANLTSAALNAIAESRFSNAAIVAVLSARAPHIASNKRLSRELGLKVDWRLDASDIPLLILRADLGMGALGMGAYERACLALACVTIAAADNQRENLLRLSAAGAVIAEESFAKALEYLDEARVRACERAAFDICDGLGAARICDEMESAALR; encoded by the coding sequence TTGCGCGTAGCGATCCGCGTCGATAGCTCCGTTCAAATCGGCTACGGGCATCTATCGAGAACGCTAAATATCGCGCGGGAGCTTAGATCGCGCGGGAGCGAGGTCTGCTTTATCTGCCGCGATCTAGACCTAAACGGCTTGCATTGGATCGAGGCTGCCGGCTTTAGGGCGCTCGTTCTACCGCGCCCCTTAACCGTTTTCGCGCCTATCGATCCAAACCCCAAGCGCTTGGCGTGGCTTGGCGTCGCGCTAGAGGAGGAGATCGCCCAAAGCAAGGCGGCGCTAAAAAAACTTGGCGGCGCGGATTGGCTTTTGGTCGATTCCTACGCGCTGGATTACCGCTACGAAAAAGCCGCGCGGGAGTTTTGCCGCCAGATCGCCGTTTTGGACGATCTAGCCGATCGCGCCCACGAAGCCGATCTGCTCATAGACGGCGCCTATATGCGAGATAGCGGCGACTACCGATCGCTATTTGGCGGAAAACCGCTGTGCGGCGCGAAGTATCTGCCGTTAAACTTGGATTACGGACGCTATCGCGCGTTGGCGCTGCCGCGCCGATTCCCGCCGAAAACGATTCTGATCGCCGCGGGCGGGATCGACGCGGCGAATCTAACCAGCGCGGCGCTTAACGCGATCGCCGAAAGCCGCTTTTCAAACGCCGCGATCGTCGCGGTTTTGAGCGCGCGCGCGCCGCATATCGCCTCGAATAAGAGGCTATCGCGCGAGCTTGGGCTGAAGGTCGATTGGCGTTTGGACGCGAGCGACATACCGCTTTTGATCTTGCGAGCCGATCTCGGCATGGGCGCGCTCGGCATGGGCGCATACGAGCGCGCCTGCCTCGCTCTGGCGTGCGTTACGATCGCGGCGGCGGACAATCAGCGCGAAAATCTTTTAAGGCTTAGCGCGGCTGGCGCGGTTATCGCCGAGGAGTCTTTCGCGAAAGCGTTGGAGTATTTAGACGAGGCGCGAGTAAGAGCGTGCGAACGGGCGGCGTTTGATATATGCGACGGCTTGGGCGCGGCGAGAATTTGCGACGAGATGGAAAGCGCGGCTTTGCGATAA
- the glgA gene encoding glycogen synthase GlgA — protein MPKLNILFVASECYPFAKTGGLADVAGAAPKFLNKLGHDARVVMPRYYGVDRSKLKKLPEPLGVPMGIIGEMWCAVYEGRLPNSDTPIYFIDYELFYGRESLYNDQNGVGFMDNDNRFVFLSRAAMQLCKALDFRPHILHTHDWHTSAANMFLTTIYANDEHFRGCASILTIHNMQYQGEFYNGLMNVLDIGWEHFNFREVEMNDKVNLLKGGITHATMISAVSPKYAREILTPEFGYKLDATMRTRENDLWGILNGVDTDEWNPKTDRFLSVNYDADSLEGKLKLKRKLQKETGLPQRDVPLIAIVSRLVKQKGIDVVAEAICDLLKMDIQIVLLGSGEVWTHFYFGDIARFYPKKFACKIGFDNALSHRIEAGADLFLMPSRFEPCGLNQMYSQLYGTLPIVHGVGGLEDSVQNYDEKTGEGTGFKFYGLNAKNLINTVGWAVHTWYNEKDRFKAMQKRAMKLNYGWERSAKTYEALYFEALKRANKTFF, from the coding sequence ATGCCAAAACTCAATATTCTTTTCGTGGCAAGCGAGTGTTACCCGTTTGCCAAAACGGGCGGCTTAGCCGACGTAGCGGGCGCGGCGCCAAAGTTTCTAAACAAGCTCGGACACGACGCGCGCGTCGTTATGCCGCGCTACTACGGCGTGGATCGCTCCAAACTCAAAAAACTGCCGGAGCCGCTCGGCGTTCCGATGGGGATTATCGGCGAGATGTGGTGCGCGGTTTATGAGGGGCGGCTGCCAAACTCGGATACGCCGATCTACTTTATAGACTACGAGCTATTTTACGGGCGCGAGAGCCTATATAACGACCAAAACGGCGTTGGGTTTATGGACAACGACAACCGTTTCGTCTTTCTCTCTCGCGCGGCGATGCAGCTATGTAAAGCGCTTGATTTCCGCCCGCATATACTGCATACGCACGATTGGCATACGAGCGCCGCTAATATGTTTTTGACTACTATCTACGCAAACGACGAGCATTTTAGAGGGTGCGCGTCTATTTTGACAATTCACAATATGCAATATCAGGGCGAGTTTTACAACGGACTAATGAACGTGCTAGATATTGGCTGGGAGCATTTTAACTTCCGCGAAGTCGAGATGAACGACAAGGTAAATCTGCTTAAAGGCGGCATAACGCACGCGACGATGATCAGCGCCGTCAGTCCAAAATACGCGCGCGAGATTTTAACGCCCGAATTTGGCTACAAGCTAGACGCGACGATGAGAACCCGCGAAAACGATCTCTGGGGCATACTAAACGGCGTGGATACCGACGAGTGGAATCCCAAAACCGACCGCTTTCTTAGCGTAAATTACGACGCGGATAGTTTAGAGGGCAAGTTGAAGTTAAAGCGAAAGTTGCAAAAGGAGACGGGTCTGCCGCAACGCGACGTTCCGCTTATCGCGATCGTGAGCCGCCTCGTTAAACAAAAGGGGATCGACGTGGTAGCCGAGGCGATCTGCGATCTGTTAAAGATGGATATTCAGATAGTCCTGCTAGGTAGCGGCGAGGTATGGACGCACTTTTACTTTGGCGATATAGCGCGTTTTTATCCGAAAAAATTCGCCTGTAAAATCGGCTTCGACAACGCGCTTTCGCATAGAATCGAGGCGGGAGCAGACCTATTTTTGATGCCTTCGCGCTTCGAGCCGTGCGGACTCAATCAGATGTATAGCCAACTTTACGGGACGCTTCCGATTGTGCATGGCGTGGGCGGATTGGAAGATAGCGTGCAAAATTACGACGAAAAGACGGGCGAAGGAACGGGCTTCAAGTTCTACGGGCTGAACGCGAAAAATTTGATCAACACCGTAGGCTGGGCTGTTCATACGTGGTATAACGAGAAGGATCGCTTCAAAGCTATGCAAAAGCGGGCTATGAAGTTAAATTACGGCTGGGAAAGATCGGCTAAAACTTACGAGGCGCTTTATTTTGAAGCGCTTAAGAGAGCGAATAAGACATTTTTTTAA
- a CDS encoding polysaccharide deacetylase family protein: protein MNGYFVISLDFELMWGVRENRSIASYGDAILGVHNAMPKMLDIFDKYGIKATVAAVGFLFLSNKEELLARAPSILPDYADQKVSPYGAYIDNLKNGKEDRYHFAPQIIDDIKKRDHHEIATHTLSHYNALARGQTIDSFRADLTAAIKIANEKEIPISSIVFPRNQCNLDYLQVCKELGIICYRGRDRYAKNKILRDINRYIPLFNDRPYPVEDIFGGEIINIWGSEHWKANIKSRGLFNSVSANMRLERVKKTMLCAAKNNLIYHIWYHPHEFGRFTDEKLKILDRLCARYKRLNETYGFESATMSGLAKKTGA, encoded by the coding sequence ATGAACGGATATTTTGTTATATCGCTCGATTTTGAGCTAATGTGGGGCGTGCGCGAAAACAGATCGATAGCAAGCTACGGCGACGCGATTTTAGGCGTGCATAACGCTATGCCTAAAATGCTTGATATTTTTGATAAATATGGGATCAAAGCGACCGTTGCGGCGGTTGGATTTCTGTTTCTTAGCAACAAAGAGGAACTATTAGCGCGCGCGCCGTCTATTTTGCCAGATTACGCCGACCAAAAAGTTTCTCCTTATGGCGCGTATATCGATAATCTGAAAAACGGCAAGGAGGATCGCTATCATTTTGCGCCGCAAATTATCGACGATATAAAAAAGCGCGATCATCACGAGATCGCCACGCATACGCTCTCGCACTACAACGCGCTTGCGCGAGGACAAACGATAGATAGTTTTCGCGCCGATCTAACGGCGGCGATTAAGATCGCCAATGAAAAAGAGATACCTATAAGCTCTATCGTATTTCCAAGAAATCAGTGCAATCTAGATTATTTACAAGTTTGCAAAGAGCTGGGGATTATCTGTTATCGCGGCAGAGATCGTTACGCGAAAAATAAGATATTGCGCGATATAAATCGATATATTCCGCTCTTTAACGATCGCCCTTACCCCGTCGAGGATATTTTCGGCGGCGAGATTATCAATATATGGGGAAGCGAACACTGGAAAGCGAATATCAAATCGCGCGGATTGTTTAATAGCGTTAGCGCAAATATGAGGCTTGAGCGCGTAAAGAAAACAATGTTGTGCGCCGCCAAAAATAATCTTATATATCATATTTGGTATCACCCGCACGAGTTTGGACGATTTACGGACGAAAAATTAAAGATATTAGATCGATTATGCGCCCGCTATAAACGCTTAAACGAAACATACGGTTTTGAGAGCGCGACGATGAGCGGGTTAGCCAAAAAGACGGGCGCTTAA
- a CDS encoding DUF6165 family protein: MNIEVSNGEIVDKLTILVIKSQRVKDEGKLTNIRKELAILENAAKDIISQNDPLYLELLKTNADLWAIEDEIREYERKKEFGDRFIDLARSVYVNNDRRAEIKKKINLQTNSSLIEEKSYEAY, translated from the coding sequence ATGAACATTGAGGTTAGCAACGGGGAAATTGTAGATAAACTGACCATATTAGTCATAAAATCGCAGCGCGTAAAAGACGAGGGCAAGCTGACAAATATACGCAAAGAGTTAGCGATTTTAGAAAATGCGGCAAAAGATATTATATCGCAAAACGATCCGCTATATTTGGAGCTATTAAAAACTAATGCCGATCTGTGGGCGATAGAAGATGAAATCCGCGAGTACGAGCGAAAAAAAGAGTTTGGCGATCGCTTTATCGACCTTGCGCGATCGGTATATGTAAATAACGATCGCAGAGCGGAGATAAAAAAGAAGATCAACCTACAAACAAACTCGTCGCTAATAGAGGAAAAAAGTTACGAAGCCTATTAA
- the waaF gene encoding lipopolysaccharide heptosyltransferase II, whose amino-acid sequence MKFLIVAPSWIGDMVMAQTLFKALKNRYGADTIIDVAAPKWALDICKRTSEVGEIIRLDIKHGEFGLKKRRDLGRELRSRRYDRAIVVPITFKSALIPFFARIPIRSGLLGEMRFGIINDIKKTRSKKPSMVEKYLALDDITEAPLFPSLLIDRHNRQRALRELDLDTTKPITALFVGAEYGEAKRWSYEKFGELANMLIADNRAVWIFGSSKDCERGAKIKAIAPKAIDLCGKTTIADAIDLISLAQTAVCNDSGLMHIAAAVNTPIVAIYGSSAPDYTPPLTDKKTIVSLNLPCSPCFKRICPFGHTNCLNNISAETVYQCI is encoded by the coding sequence ATGAAATTTTTGATCGTTGCGCCAAGTTGGATCGGCGATATGGTAATGGCGCAAACCCTTTTCAAAGCGCTGAAAAATCGCTATGGCGCGGATACGATAATCGACGTTGCCGCGCCAAAGTGGGCGCTGGATATTTGCAAGCGAACGAGCGAGGTGGGAGAGATTATCCGTTTAGATATAAAACACGGGGAGTTTGGGTTAAAAAAACGCCGCGATCTGGGCAGAGAGCTACGATCAAGGCGTTACGATCGCGCCATAGTTGTGCCGATCACATTCAAATCGGCGCTGATTCCCTTTTTCGCGCGTATTCCAATTCGTAGCGGTTTGCTAGGCGAAATGCGTTTTGGGATTATCAACGACATAAAAAAAACGCGGAGCAAAAAACCTTCGATGGTAGAAAAATATCTGGCGCTAGACGATATAACCGAGGCGCCGCTCTTTCCCTCGCTCTTAATCGATCGGCATAACCGCCAAAGAGCGCTAAGAGAGCTTGACCTTGATACGACAAAACCGATTACCGCGCTATTTGTCGGAGCGGAATACGGCGAGGCAAAGCGTTGGAGCTATGAAAAGTTTGGCGAATTAGCCAATATGTTAATCGCGGATAATCGCGCCGTTTGGATATTTGGATCGTCGAAGGATTGCGAAAGGGGCGCTAAGATAAAGGCGATCGCGCCGAAGGCAATAGACCTGTGCGGCAAAACGACGATCGCCGACGCGATCGATTTAATATCGTTGGCGCAAACGGCGGTTTGCAACGATAGCGGACTTATGCATATCGCCGCCGCCGTCAATACGCCAATTGTCGCTATCTACGGCTCCTCCGCGCCCGATTATACGCCGCCGCTAACCGATAAAAAAACAATCGTTTCGCTTAATCTTCCCTGTTCGCCATGCTTTAAGCGAATTTGCCCGTTTGGGCATACCAACTGCCTTAATAATATAAGCGCCGAAACGGTCTATCAATGCATATAA
- a CDS encoding glycosyltransferase family 9 protein, whose product MKILCIQLRQLGDVMATTPAVRQLRAIYPQAEIAFMSEELGANVYQNNPRISRLWIIPRKFSALAFIKLLWRVYRERFDITIDFFSNPKSAQIAFASRAKERIGFDFRYRRFAYTRRVALSEGEYAARSKNRLIAHLGGDINDDKIEFFTNDEARKKALEFTEKYNFGDNTIAFCVVSRREYKLIDPAFWINVGDALIEAGHKLWFVYGPGEKPIAKVVYERLKRRDGAIIDYEIPNIQELRAILERRSLYVGVDGGNKHLSVAAGIATVTVFSVVRASNWTQSGHIAFQIEEGVKPQTVIDACLSQLKKKDSR is encoded by the coding sequence ATGAAGATTTTGTGCATTCAGCTAAGGCAGTTGGGCGACGTAATGGCGACTACGCCCGCCGTTAGACAGCTTCGCGCGATATACCCGCAAGCCGAGATCGCGTTTATGAGCGAGGAGCTTGGCGCGAACGTTTATCAAAATAACCCGCGTATATCAAGGCTATGGATTATTCCGCGTAAATTTTCCGCATTGGCGTTTATTAAGCTGCTTTGGCGAGTTTATCGAGAGCGTTTTGATATAACTATCGACTTTTTTTCCAATCCAAAAAGCGCGCAAATCGCTTTTGCGAGCCGCGCCAAGGAGCGAATAGGCTTTGACTTTCGCTATCGCCGTTTCGCCTATACCCGCCGCGTAGCTTTGAGCGAGGGCGAGTATGCGGCGCGCTCAAAAAACCGCTTGATCGCGCACTTAGGCGGCGATATAAACGACGATAAAATCGAGTTTTTCACGAACGACGAAGCGCGAAAAAAAGCGCTTGAATTTACCGAAAAATATAATTTTGGCGATAATACAATCGCTTTTTGCGTGGTTTCGCGGCGCGAATACAAGCTGATCGACCCCGCTTTTTGGATTAATGTCGGCGACGCTTTAATCGAGGCGGGGCATAAACTCTGGTTTGTATATGGACCGGGCGAAAAACCGATAGCAAAGGTCGTTTATGAGCGGTTAAAGCGGCGCGATGGCGCGATAATCGACTATGAGATACCAAATATTCAAGAGTTAAGAGCGATATTAGAGCGGCGCTCGCTTTACGTTGGCGTTGACGGCGGAAACAAACATCTAAGCGTCGCGGCTGGGATCGCCACAGTTACGGTTTTTTCCGTTGTTCGCGCCTCAAATTGGACGCAAAGCGGGCATATCGCCTTTCAGATCGAGGAGGGCGTCAAGCCGCAAACGGTAATCGACGCGTGCTTATCGCAACTTAAGAAAAAGGATAGCAGATGA
- the pseI gene encoding pseudaminic acid synthase — translation MIIDERKIGGGAPPYIVAELSANHAGSLENALAAIDAAKAANADAVKIQTYEPDTLTIDCDKEDFLIRGGLWDGRTLYDLYQEACTPFAWHKALFQRAKEIGITLFSAPFDASCVDLLESLNAPAYKIASFEIVDWELIAAAAKTAKPLIISTGMASEAEIGEALEIARTNGAESIALLHCVSEYPAPIEAANTRSILYLKKRFGVEVGLSDHTLGLSAAIASVALGAALIEKHFTPDRDLASPDSAFSIDPEGLRALKQAAIEAWKTLGVEGVKRAESEMKNLVFRRSIYAVKDIKKGEFFTRENVRVIRPGFGLPPKNLSALLGKTALFDIERGEAIKEEMAR, via the coding sequence ATGATCATAGACGAGCGCAAAATCGGCGGCGGCGCGCCGCCCTATATCGTAGCGGAGCTAAGCGCCAATCACGCCGGATCGCTGGAGAACGCGCTGGCGGCGATCGACGCGGCGAAGGCGGCGAACGCCGACGCGGTAAAGATACAGACCTACGAGCCGGACACGCTCACAATCGACTGCGATAAAGAGGATTTTCTTATTCGCGGCGGTTTGTGGGACGGCAGAACGCTTTACGATCTCTACCAAGAGGCTTGCACGCCGTTTGCGTGGCATAAGGCGCTCTTTCAGCGCGCAAAAGAGATCGGCATTACGCTTTTTAGCGCGCCGTTTGACGCGAGTTGCGTCGATCTGCTTGAAAGTCTAAACGCGCCCGCCTACAAGATCGCCTCGTTTGAGATAGTCGATTGGGAGCTGATCGCGGCGGCGGCGAAAACCGCAAAACCGCTGATTATCTCTACGGGAATGGCGAGCGAAGCCGAGATCGGCGAGGCGCTGGAGATCGCGCGGACAAACGGCGCGGAGTCGATCGCGCTTTTGCACTGCGTCAGCGAGTATCCCGCGCCGATCGAGGCGGCAAATACGCGATCGATTCTGTATCTAAAAAAGCGTTTTGGGGTTGAAGTAGGGTTATCGGATCACACGCTTGGGCTTAGCGCGGCGATCGCGAGCGTCGCCTTAGGCGCGGCGCTGATCGAAAAGCACTTTACGCCAGATCGCGATTTAGCGTCGCCCGATAGCGCGTTCTCTATCGATCCAGAAGGGTTGCGCGCTTTGAAACAAGCGGCGATCGAGGCGTGGAAAACGTTAGGCGTAGAGGGGGTTAAACGCGCCGAAAGCGAGATGAAAAATCTTGTTTTTCGCCGTTCAATTTACGCCGTGAAAGATATAAAAAAGGGCGAATTTTTTACGCGCGAGAACGTTAGAGTTATTCGTCCGGGCTTTGGTCTGCCGCCTAAAAATTTAAGCGCGCTACTTGGCAAAACCGCGCTATTTGACATAGAGCGCGGAGAGGCTATCAAGGAAGAAATGGCGCGATGA
- the pseF gene encoding pseudaminic acid cytidylyltransferase, whose translation MKTIAVIPARGGSKRIERKNIRSFCGKPIIAYSIEAAIDSAVFDEVIVSTDDLEIANVAKTLGASVPFTRPTSLSDDFVGVVPVVAHAIEAVGGANRACLIYATAPFISASDLKEAKRALGDNDFVLSIAAFEAPIFRALKTDESGRISSIWREYEQTRSQDLPQAFHDAAHFCFGRAEAFLEGRSIFNSRTIGYLIDKRRVQDIDDQSDWRRAEAMFRALACA comes from the coding sequence ATGAAAACCATCGCCGTAATTCCCGCTAGAGGCGGCAGCAAACGCATAGAGCGCAAGAATATCCGATCGTTTTGCGGCAAACCTATTATCGCCTATTCGATCGAGGCGGCTATAGATAGCGCGGTTTTCGACGAGGTGATCGTATCGACGGACGATCTAGAGATCGCAAACGTTGCCAAAACGCTAGGCGCGAGCGTTCCATTTACGCGCCCGACCTCTCTTAGCGACGATTTTGTCGGGGTCGTTCCCGTCGTCGCGCACGCTATAGAGGCGGTTGGCGGCGCTAATCGCGCTTGCTTGATCTACGCCACCGCGCCGTTTATATCCGCAAGCGATCTAAAAGAGGCTAAGCGAGCGCTTGGCGATAACGATTTTGTCCTGTCGATCGCCGCTTTTGAGGCGCCGATCTTTCGCGCGTTAAAAACGGACGAGAGCGGGCGGATAAGCTCGATTTGGCGCGAATACGAACAGACGCGATCGCAGGATTTGCCCCAAGCCTTTCACGACGCGGCGCACTTTTGCTTCGGTCGCGCCGAAGCGTTTCTGGAGGGCAGATCGATCTTTAATTCGCGGACGATAGGTTACCTAATCGACAAAAGGCGCGTTCAAGATATAGACGATCAATCGGATTGGCGGCGCGCGGAGGCGATGTTCAGGGCGCTTGCTTGCGCGTAG